The Apium graveolens cultivar Ventura chromosome 3, ASM990537v1, whole genome shotgun sequence sequence TTAGTAGGGAAAATATTTTGAAACTAAAGAAGCAACATAGCTTGAGGCGCCAAATTGTAATGAAATATACGGCAGTAAATGTAAAACAAGTACAGCTCACAATATGGTAAATATGGACGGAGAGTCTTATAAATTTTACGACAGCAATACTGGTTGTCAACCAAAAGCGAAACCTTAAATGGACATGGGCCAATGTATATGATCCGAGGAAGAAAAACAAATGTTAAGGTGGTTGAATTCTGAGAGAGAAAAACAGGGGTCCGATACACTTTAGCCTTATAGTCAGTAACACAGCAGTAATATTGATTGAAGGATGTAAAGTTGTCCATGTTGGGGCAAGTAAAGCTCATGAATTGATTATAATTTCTAACAAGGCTATGAATTAATTTCTACTTTCCCATTTCTTCAAATCCATTTCACATCTACTGAAGTGCAGCTAATGAATCAAAAGAATAATAATTCATTTGACCTTTTCAAAATTTGGTATTTATTTTCTGTAATATTACACTATATGATCCGGAGGATGTGAATTCCAGCACATTTACAAGGAAATGAATGATTTTAAGGCATGGAGAATGTCAGAAAATCTAGAGTGTTGATTCTCTACGACTACTATCACTATAATTCAAAAACGCTGAGAATTAAACTGGCgatcttttttttttcttttccacTATTTTATTTTCTCTCACTATCTACTCTACGGAGAAAATAGATCCAGGATTCTTGCTAAAAGCCTATCTAATCTATACTAATCTCTACTCTCCAGTTTCAATCTACGATTCTTTGCATCTCCTAAAATATTCTGCCAGTTACCGTTTCATCTCTCAAGttcttaatttctcaaattcGGAACCTAGTTCCTACGAGTATGAGAAAACCTAGAATGACTACTATGTGAAACTGGGGAAATAATTGAATGTGATGACATTTGTAAAGGGAAGAAACTATTGTTCCCTACGTGATATTGTTGCATGCACAAGGAACCATGATATATGATGAAATGTGGTAAATAGTGCATCAATGACAATAATAAGCAGCAGAAATAAAGCTGAGCATACAGTTAAAAAACATTAGTTGGCATACTATTAAGCTCACCAAACAAGTTTTGAGTGTTTCACAAACTTGGGTGCAAATTCTCTAAATAAATAAGAGAAcctttttttgacaaatatggtTTATAGCCTTACAAATAAGTATTTGTTCTAAGAAATTCTTAGGGTGAGCGAGGGTCGAACTCAGGACCTGGGACGACGGAGGATAAACTCTTAACAACTTGAGCTATCCAACCTGCTCACCAAAGGACTAGATCCATTACTTGTTCTCTGCTTCACTATAGGTCCAGGGAGATATGTTGGAAAACCTTGTCAACCCTATGGGATATATACATGAGCTTATAATGGCAACCCTTGTCAACCCTATGGGATATATACATGAGCTCATACTTCTGAAATTTTTCTCATACAAACTTTTATGGATAACATATtctgtagaaggggggggggttgcTCTGCAGCAAAATGAGTTGCTTCTTAGCTCCCCGCTGCACCCTCAATGTAATGTACACCAAATGCTTCTAAGCCATGTAAATTACAGACCATGACCAACAGCAGAGGATTAGGTCTACGAATTATTTAATAACCAGTGATGGGGGCTAGGGTTAAAAGTAGGGTTTTGGGGTAAATAATTCTCACGCAAGAGAATAAAACATAACTTTTCAATATCACAAAAATAATAATCTCCCTTGATTACAATAATCAATCAATATTTATAAGAATCCTAAACAATATTCCTAATTTAAATAAACCCTAAAAGATAGCTATTCcctaaattaataaattattactAACATTATTAAGTAATTCTAGAATACTCTAATTAATGGGGCTTCCAATGCCTAAAATATTGTTCCCAAATAGTTTCTTTGGGCTTCTTAATGGGATGTCCTGCATCAATTTATCAATTCTCCTCTGTTGAAAAGAACTCGACTCCGTCGAGTTAATAAGAGTAGAAGGAACACGACAAAGTATCAGAGATTGTCGTATGAGGGGCACATGAGAACGAGCACAAGTAAAAGTATACGTGGTGCCTCCTTTGACAACAGAATAGGTGTTACGAAGAGCAGCATGATGCACATCATTGTCGGAAAGCCAGGGACGTCCCAAAATAATGTTGCACAATTTGACCGGCAAGACATCACACATAACTTTGTCTTTAAACCTTCCGATTGAAAATGTCACCGAACACTGCTCTTGAACTCGCAACTTCCTATTATCAACCCATGCTATGTCATAAGGCTTAGGATGAGGTTCCACCCTTAAACCCAATCGTGGAACTGCATCACTAGATATCACATTTGTACAACTACCGGTGTCAGTGATTACAGAGCAGATTTTACCAAAACATGTAGCTCTAGTCTGAAATATTTGTTGACGATGATGTGCTCAGACAACTTTAGTGTTGTTGCCCAAGGGTGATGACCGCAAAGCTCCAATACTGTTTTTCAACTCATCACACGCTCTTTGGTCCTCGTGAGTCATCTCGTTATAACCATCTGGAGGAcattcttcttctttttcaacaattgttactctttttccaaaatttggggttttTGGAAAAGGACACTCAAAATATTTATGATCGGCCCCATTGCAGTTAGACCTGGAAAAATGGGTCTGGATCCGAAGAACCAAACCGGAATTCATGAAACCGAGATCCGATCCGAGATCCGAATCATACAATCCGATAATTACCCGAAAACCGATTTAAACCGATCCGAAAAATACCCGAACCAAAAATTTAACCGAAAATGATCCGAAATACAAGATCCGATTATAACTTGGAACCGATTAAAACCGAATAATATATTATCCGAACAGAATATGACCCGAAATAAGCAAAATTTATACTTTAAACAATTTTGTGTTTATGATAACatacttatttaatcatattcttttgtaaaagtacattatattatattaaaaattaaaaatactaaattaaataacaaagatattttttaaatctcaaaaattttaaaaataaataagttatgatcCGAAAATATCCGAACCGAATTTAATCCGAACAAAATTTTGTCCGATCTTAATCCGAATTTTATCCAATTTTAATATGAATTAGACCCGAACCGAATCACATCCGATCTGATCCGAATGGTCTTCAAATATATCATAATCCGAAAGTAGACCCGATCCGAAATTGATCCGATCTGAAACCGAACTGGTTATCCGAATTGCCAAGTCTAATTGCAGTTAAAGCATTTAAGATCCTTATCAGGCTGAACTTTGTTGATTTTGTTGTACAAATTCTATTGCGGGGTAAAACTCGTCCCTGATTAATACTAGACATTGAACCAGGTGACTTGTAACTTGAGACAAGATTTTCTCCAAAATTACCAAACAACTCTTCCTCAATTTGTTGGGCAGCTTGCATTATATCAGTTAAAGAGTAATAAAGATTGCCAGACATTCTTTTAGCAATAGCAGGTATCAAACCAGTTCGATACATGCTAACCAAGCTACTTTCATCAAGATTGAAGTCTGAACGAGTGGAAAAGTGATAAAACTTACTCGTATAATCAGCCACAGAAAGATTATCTTGCCTTAATTAGATGAACTTGATATGATTTTGTTGCTTGTAGTTAGCCGGCAGAAAATGACGTTGCATTAAAGCTTTCATCTCATCCCACAACAATACTTCTCTACCAACACCATGGTTGTCACGTCAGTGAGTCGAGTCGAGTCGACCGGGGTGCCCGACAAGTCGAGTCGTGACTAGTCGACAATGTATTAAACTACAAATATATAGATatagagatatatataaatattatatatgtgtTCTAATTTCTAACAACCCATTTTTTCCTTTTTCTCTTATATACATAGGAGATCTTAAACACTTCTTCGGAAGTTTAGGGTCTTCAAACGAGTCATAGGCTGCTTCATTAGTTTGATTTTCATTCTCCATCTGCCACAAGAATTGAACAGCCAAGTTAGAACATAACTAAAAAATCAAATATAAGTGCATAAATAAATTGGAACAATACGTGTGTGTAATGTGTATTATGTAAGtgtttgtatatatattatatatacatgttttgAGCTATTGTGTCTGTGGGTGTGTGTTACATGTTTGTAAGTGTGTCTAAGTGTATATATACAtgtttgtgtgtatatataagtgtatatgtGTGTAAACTGTATATATAAAAGAGCGAAAAGAAGAATTGAAGATTACCTGGGGTTTTGAGACTTGAAATCGCTACTGGACACTATAGAGTGGCTGGATTAGGTAAAAAGCAGGACTGAGCTTTTGTTTTTAGGTTATTTTACTACCCTTTCTGTAACTAGGCTTGGGCCTTTTCTAAATTTTTGAACCAGTCGGTCGACTGGGTCTTCTAATCGACCTGACTAGTCGACCTAGTCGACAAGTCGATAACCAGTCGCTCGAAACACACACAAAGCACAAGTCGACAGTTCAAGTCGCCCTGCCAAAAACGACTACTCCGACTAGTCGCGACTAGTCGAGCAACTCAACAACAATGACCAACACGACGATTGTTATCCTTTTCTTTATCCCACCACATGCGAGCTGTACCTCGTAGCTTAGCTTCAGCAAAATAAGTTTTTCTTGCATCATTCACCCTGTGACATTAAAAGAAACTTTCCAAACTATGTATCCAATCAAGAAAAATATCTCCACGAGTATCTTCATTAAATTCAGGAACCTCTAATTTTACTCATCTAACTTGATCCAAAGGCTCGTTTGCGGGAATTCTTTGTTGTTTAGGCAGCTCTTATTTGGTTCATGGCCAAGTAATTGATTCATACTATTTTGTATAGCTGCCTGTTGCCTAATCATAGTAATCATCTGCTCTTTTTAACTCATTGATTGAGAGTTTAAACTCTGCATTCGTctcctcttgttcttgaatatGCTCTTTAAGCATTGCATTAACCTCTGTAGCATTCACCATTTTTTTTCTGGACTGTCAAAATCAGGCACAACTTTTGTTTTGTAACTAAGTGGGCTGGGACAAAAACCAGAAGGAGTCTATTTGTATGTGTGCCAAGTATTTGATTTAAGTTTTGAGAGAAAATAACTGGGAAAAAATTTAATGGGTGATGTAGGTTGATTCAGGAACAAGGCTGTTTGGTGGTTGTTGGAGGCTAGCTGGTTGCTGGTGGTGGCTATGGGTGGTTGCCGGAGGCTGCTGGTGACAGAAGTATGGTGTTTGGGTGGAGGAACGAAGGCTTTGATACCACTTTGATGGGGGCTAGGGTTAAAAGTAGGGTTTTGGGGTAAATAATTCTCACGCAAGAGAATAAAACACAACTTTTCAATATCACAAAAATAATAATCTCCCTTGATTACAATAATCAATCAATACTTATAAGAATCCTAAACAATATTCCTAATTTAAATAAACCCTAATAGATAGCTATTCcctaaattaataaattattactAACATTATTAAGCAACTCTGGAATACTGTAATTAATGGGCTTCCAAAGCCTAAAATATTGTTCCCAAATAGTTTCTTTGGGCTTTTTAATGGGATGTCCAGCATCAACTAGGCTGTACAGTTGCTACATACAACAATAAACAATGAGTTGTAGCTCTAAGAGCTAACACGTTAATTGAAAAAAAATACCAATGTAAAATACTGACCCAGGAGTGATATGCTTAATGGCAACGTCTCCTAACTTCTCCCGGTAAATTGAAACACGGTGCCACTGGACTGCACATCGATTTGCATAATCTTTTGGTTCTTCATTCTCTAAAGGTCTCCGATTATTCCGAATTCCTCCTGTTCCTATTGACAGCAGTGTCACTGTCCTCCCACTCCTTAGTTTCTTTTGGATTGGAATCTGTCCTACTTGCCCCACAAGTATAGCCTGGTTGCACATGAAAATTAGAATCTCAAAATCAATCAAGCATGTTAGTCTTAGCAAATCACAAAAATCCTGTATATCCGCAACCCAAATCGCTATCTACTCCTAGAACATACAGGCCCAATATACAACTTTTGCATAATATTGATGAGCTTAGGCTGTATCGACTAATTTCTAGCTATTGACATTTATCCTACTAATTCCGATATACAAATTACAATAACTTAATAAATAGTATTATATGCTCCCTGTTACTTATTCCTTCAATTTTACTGAACTTATAATAAATAGTATTATATGCTTCATTTGTAAGGAACAAAATTAGGGGGATAAAAAAATATTGTACTATATCATGGGCAGAATATTCAATTAAAACACCATTCCATTCATACAAATTCTAACTAGAACTCGAACTCATTTCTTCACAAACTTGATATAAAAATCGGTCATTTACTttactcttgcttcatttcttccaCCTTATAACTTTGTCATAACATTTTCTTCATTTCTTTACCCCATTCAGAGCTATTAATTTGCACTATGTTCAGGACACAAAGTTCTTTTCAAATACAATAAAAAAAACCCTGTAACATGATCCCCTCTGAACAAATAAAAGTCCCAGGTCCCAAGCATGTCATATCGACGAGTTTTACTAGTAAATACATTTTGTATGTAAATGCATCTTTCAAAAACTAGGTAATAATAACATTCATAATTTCCAATCAATCCAAATGTGACCTATAAACTCTATAAATGAATATTCGATAAAATGAATATTTGTTTCGGGTCCGAATACAATGACAATGACAGTAACCTCATTAAACGAAAAAAATGCAATCCAAAAAAATTGATTTAACCTACAAAAAAGCGAACATTTATACATACAAATATGAAGAAATTGTAACACCTTATAAATGCCAGAATCGAGGCCATTTTCAAGAGGGCTATCAACATAAACAGGGCGTTTAGACACATCAACCTCGGGAACTGAGTCAGTTGCATCACCTTCCACGTCAGCAGCCGTTTGTGTTGCATTTTCATTAAAAGAAAAATGAGAAGTAGTACAATACGAAGACGATGAAAAGGGGGTGAATGATTTGATGGGGTGGTTTGATAAAAATGAACGACAGAGTCTTGTTAAAATTGAAAAAGCCATGGCTTTCATTTCTTAAAACCCTAGTTAAACCCCCACCTCTTGCTTTTTCTTTCGGAGGAACGGACGGCTGTGATGTGTTTTGTCTTGTGAAGAGATTTTGATCGGCCGTTGGGGAGGCTTCAACTTTTCTCTATTTTTCAAAACCAAATATCATGGTTAATTTCCGGGattctatattatattatattaattaatattattattgttaAATTTCATTTTTTCAGTAATAAAATACGTAAATTAATAATCATAATGTGTTTAACTTTAATGGTATATATAACATATTTTTAGAATAGATAAATACACAGTTATATATTGCTTAATTTTAAGCCGTGAGTCATTTgctatataaaatatatttaaggTAGAATTTAGATTTGATATGCAATTTTCAAACAATGTTAAAAAAGGTTAGAAATTGAAAAAGAAATAAGAGAGAGAATTAGCGGGACGAAACAGAAGAGTATTATTAATGTTACCATATCAACTAA is a genomic window containing:
- the LOC141713143 gene encoding uncharacterized protein LOC141713143 isoform X2, whose translation is MKAMAFSILTRLCRSFLSNHPIKSFTPFSSSSYCTTSHFSFNENATQTAADVEGDATDSVPEVDVSKRPVYVDSPLENGLDSGIYKAILVGQVGQIPIQKKLRSGRTVTLLSIGTGGIRNNRRPLENEEPKDYANRCAVQWHRVSIYREKLGDVAIKHITPGWRMKIKLMKQPMTRLKTLNFRRSV
- the LOC141713143 gene encoding single-stranded DNA-binding protein, mitochondrial-like isoform X1; the protein is MKAMAFSILTRLCRSFLSNHPIKSFTPFSSSSYCTTSHFSFNENATQTAADVEGDATDSVPEVDVSKRPVYVDSPLENGLDSGIYKAILVGQVGQIPIQKKLRSGRTVTLLSIGTGGIRNNRRPLENEEPKDYANRCAVQWHRVSIYREKLGDVAIKHITPGSILYLEGNLETKVFSDPITGLVRRIREVAIRQTGRLVFLGLGNTSQKSPVGEVKGVGYF